One segment of Neodiprion fabricii isolate iyNeoFabr1 chromosome 1, iyNeoFabr1.1, whole genome shotgun sequence DNA contains the following:
- the LOC124188127 gene encoding protogenin B-like isoform X4, with amino-acid sequence MVEEEPNGSIVVGRRGAILNCSIGNNQNVSWLRNGLAAPPCGLVRCKLRNGSLHFLKMTRKSKGQESHNSPSDRIQALESYRCVTKNAAGSLRSSPAFLQIADLSREFDESPQDLIVHEGEVARFSCYISSIPFPPNITWQHNGQFLPYVRGKKYFLVSPGVLYISATNLSDAGSYRCVVNNKFLKKTRKSKEAQLHVIPKIQEKRSDVPIILFPQISSSYKLIAGSDLTLVCAASGFPTLITWTFVSQFPDGAGYKEPRVLLNSTGSVAALMLEELTIADAGIYDCSVKNSNVTLQTQNITIDVLIPPTFIMKPINQVQPSGRTARFECQAEGRPTPQIYWLKDSVNITMNPREKTFVSNNNKVGLVISSTVPSDAGIYQCVAVNVAGEIWAAGRLQVTKSPQRPPIPTSLHCHALSPDIIHLSWKIPQTMPFPNVDSYFTVHYALAEPGSREDIALPEPNSTVVEVKSLMPFTNYTMYVRTWNTYGSSEQSASVNCATAASGMGTNDARLNFSNKFVPIAAPMTKVKVISPTKLEVSWAPLNKTEARGFILEYKLQWRLQHHPSSRVLRLPSAVNQYTLTNLVPGKSYEIRVLARTEQGWPNVSDSQFGWTNALMPSTNSSKLPPTDLLNLNVANINSSTVKLSWNMNGETQGWPDDFDLWQLYYQNVVGKNLTTTYLPKNCTEYILTDLEADASYDIGLCMISSGKLLECFQMYLDSKRLIEDHTLTNLEGVPVSSTAINVTWSAAPSHIDYCYEVCYNTFHPTIPEPLQCFNTTNMTMTVRHLKPFTIYQFKVRVLYNTSERVGLYSKDMECRTNQDIPGTVREIKWFLSNITEVGITWKPPSKTNGVIRNYTIFYTTDPFATPLKYWANITVPGANTTAKLPRLIPSTRYFVEVRAATDAGYGKSSDRIIFHTGDVPKNSTDPLYGGSPSPTLGTDQSFGIIVGVSISTCFIVICLSSIYFRKKWENTQSPQESLQSLKDRGILRNGNGRCAERNTIGGNQHACTASTMNDIELTTLCPPSPKSANSHIDTKGGCSNGIVECCMKDSLLTVWNMNDDSKDLDITINPQFDRKGSTSSHQQPQQDLDRTRITMLNSAAASSCSSLNNNFECLENLLSLQQVPSTSVPVVAPNG; translated from the exons ATGGTGGAGGAAGAGCCCAATGGCAGTATTGTTGTTGGCCGAAGGGGAGCGATTCTCAATTGTTCCATAGGGAATAACCAAAATGTATCTTGGCTACGGAATGGATTAGCAGCGCCTCCGTGTGGTCTGGTACGATGCAAACTGCGTAATGGTTCTCTACACTTTCTAAAG ATGACACGAAAGAGTAAAGGACAAGAAAGCCACAATAGTCCAAGTGATAGAATTCAAGCATTGGAGTCTTACCGTTGTGTTACAAAAAATGCTGCAGGTTCGCTAAGGTCCTCCCCTGCATTTTTACAGATTGCTG ACTTATCTCGAGAATTTGACGAATCGCCACAAGATTTGATCGTACACGAGGGGGAAGTagctagattttcttgttaCATCAGTAGCATTCCATTTCCACCAAACATTACTTGGCAGCATAATGGACAGTTTTTGCCCTATGTTCGTGGAAAAAA ATATTTCTTGGTATCACCAGGTGTTCTATATATAAGTGCAACGAATCTATCTGATGCTGGTTCATACAG ATGTGTAGTAAATAACAAGTTTTTAAAGAAGACTAGAAAAAGCAAAGAAGCGCAACTGCACGTTATTccaaaaatacaagaaaagaGATCAGATGTACCTATTATCCTTTTTCCACAAATTTCAAGTAGTTATAAGCTCATTGCTGGGTCTGATCTGACGCTAGTGTGTGCCGCATCAGGTTTTCCAACTCTTATAACTTGGACATTTGTTTCTCAGTTCCCAG ATGGTGCCGGTTACAAAGAGCCCCGTGTGCTCCTAAATTCCACAGGCAGTGTAGCAGCGTTAATGTTAGAAGAGCTTACCATAGCGGATGCGGGCATTTATGATTGTTCTGTAAAAAACTCCAACGTGACCCTCCAAACTCAG aaTATTACAATAGACGTCCTAATACCACCAACTTTTATAATGAAACCTATCAATCAAGTGCAGCCTAGTGGAAGAACAGCCCGGTTCGAATGTCAAGCTGAAGGACGTCCTACGCCACAAATTTACTGGCTTAAGGATTCTGTCAATATCACTATGAACC cTCGGGAAAAAACATTCGTGAGCAACAATAATAAAGTGGGACTAGTAATCTCATCCACAGTTCCGTCCGATGCTGGTATATACCAGTGTGTCGCGGTGAATGTTGCTGGAGAAATTTGGGCTGCTGGTAGGCTCCAGGTCACCAAGTCACCGCAACGCCCCCCTATTCCTACGTCTTTGCATTGTCACGCCTTGTCACCAGATATAATTCATCTATCTTGGAAAATACCACAAACAATGCCGTTCCCTAATGTTGATTCGTATTTCACCGTTCACTATGCTCTTGCAG AACCAGGCAGCCGAGAAGACATTGCCTTACCCGAACCAAATTCAACAGTCGTTGAAGTTAAATCGCTGATGCCGTTTACTAATTATACAATGTATGTCCGAACATGGAACACATATGGATCTAGCGAACAATCGGCTTCTGTTAATTGTGCAACTGCTGCAAGTGGTATGGGAACAAATGATGCAAGgctaaatttttcgaataaatttg TTCCTATAGCCGCTCCAATGACAAAAGTCAAAGTGATTAGTCCTACAAAACTTGAAGTATCATGGGCACCACTAAATAAGACAGAGGCACGAGGATTTATCCTGGAATATAAATTACAATGGAGGCTTCAACATCATCCCTCGTCCAGGGTTCTCCGTCTCCCATCAGCTGTTAACCAATATACTCTCACta ATTTGGTTCCTGGCAAATCTTATGAGATTCGAGTCTTAGCTCGAACAGAGCAAGGCTGGCCTAATGTTAGTGATTCACAATTCGGGTGGACCAATGCTTTGATGCCCTCAACTAACTCCAGCAAACTCCCGCCGACAGATTTATTGAATCTCAATGTGGCAAACATCAACTCATCAACTGTTAAG CTAAGTTGGAATATGAATGGTGAAACACAAGGGTGGCCAGACGACTTTGATTTGTGGCAGTTATACTATCAGAATGTAGTCGGAAAAAATCTGACGACTACTTATCTGCCTAAGAATTGTACAGAGTACATACTTACAGACCTTG AAGCTGATGCATCGTATGACATCGGATTGTGTATGATCAGTTCTGGGAAATTATTGGAATGTTTTCAAATGTATTTGGATTCGAAAAGGCTTATCGAAG ATCATACTCTGACTAATCTGGAAGGGGTTCCTGTTTCATCCACTGCTATAAATGTAACTTGGTCTGCTGCCCCTTCTCACATAGATTATTGCTACGAAGTGTGTTATAACACTTTCCACCCCACAATTCCGGAACCATTGCAGTGTTTCAATAC CACAAATATGACGATGACAGTGCGTCATCTAAAACCGTTTACAATATATCAATTCAAAGTCAGAGTCCTGTATAACACAAGCGAACGAGTTGGTTTGTACAGCAAAGATATGGAGTGTCGGACAAATCAGGATA ttccAGGTACCGTTAGAGAGATAAAATGGTTTCTATCCAACATTACTGAGGTTGGTATTACGTGGAAACCGCCAAGTAAAACAAATGGAGTAATACGCAACTACACTATTTTCTACACAACTGATCCTTTCGCTACACCCTTGAAATATTGGGCAAATATAACTGTACCTGGTGCAAATACAACTGCGAAATTGCCACGCCTTATCCCGAGTACGCGATACTTTGTAGAAGTACGAGCTGCTACCGATGCTGGATATGGAAAATCCTCGGATAGAATCATTTTCCACACAGGTGATGTTCCAAAGAATTCTACAGATCCTTTATATGGGGGTAGTCCGTCTCCCACTCTAGGAACAGATCAAAGTTTTG GAATCATTGTTGGTGTAAGCATAAGCACctgttttattgttatttgcCTGAGCAGtatatattttcgaaaaaagtgGGAAAATACACAATCACCCCAGGAAAGTTTACAGTCGTTGAAGGATCGTGGTATATTACGCAATGGAAATGGCCGCTGTGCAGAGAGAAATACAATTGGCGGCAACCAACATGCATGTACAGCGTCGACTATGAATGACATTGAACTAACCACCCTATGTCCACCCTCCCCTAAATCCGCAAATTCTCATATAGATACTAAG GGCGGTTGTTCTAACGGCATTGTTGAATGTTGCATGAAAGATTCCCTTTTGACAgtttggaatatgaacgatgATAGTAAAGATCTAGACATTACCATAAATCCTCAG ttTGACAGAAAGGGCAGCACCAGCTCGCATCAACAGCCTCAGCAGGATCTAGATCGCACAAGGATTACGATGTTAAATTCTGCAGCGGCAAGCAGCTGTAGCAgcttaaataataattttgaatgttTGGAAAACTTGTTGTCTCTACAACAAGTGCCATCAACGTCAGTTCCTGTCGTTGCTCCCAATGGGTGA
- the LOC124188127 gene encoding protogenin-like isoform X5, which translates to MTRKSKGQESHNSPSDRIQALESYRCVTKNAAGSLRSSPAFLQIADLSREFDESPQDLIVHEGEVARFSCYISSIPFPPNITWQHNGQFLPYVRGKKYFLVSPGVLYISATNLSDAGSYRCVVNNKFLKKTRKSKEAQLHVIPKIQEKRSDVPIILFPQISSSYKLIAGSDLTLVCAASGFPTLITWTFVSQFPDGAGYKEPRVLLNSTGSVAALMLEELTIADAGIYDCSVKNSNVTLQTQNITIDVLIPPTFIMKPINQVQPSGRTARFECQAEGRPTPQIYWLKDSVNITMNPREKTFVSNNNKVGLVISSTVPSDAGIYQCVAVNVAGEIWAAGRLQVTKSPQRPPIPTSLHCHALSPDIIHLSWKIPQTMPFPNVDSYFTVHYALAEPGSREDIALPEPNSTVVEVKSLMPFTNYTMYVRTWNTYGSSEQSASVNCATAASGMGTNDARLNFSNKFVPIAAPMTKVKVISPTKLEVSWAPLNKTEARGFILEYKLQWRLQHHPSSRVLRLPSAVNQYTLTNLVPGKSYEIRVLARTEQGWPNVSDSQFGWTNALMPSTNSSKLPPTDLLNLNVANINSSTVKLSWNMNGETQGWPDDFDLWQLYYQNVVGKNLTTTYLPKNCTEYILTDLEADASYDIGLCMISSGKLLECFQMYLDSKRLIEDHTLTNLEGVPVSSTAINVTWSAAPSHIDYCYEVCYNTFHPTIPEPLQCFNTTNMTMTVRHLKPFTIYQFKVRVLYNTSERVGLYSKDMECRTNQDIPGTVREIKWFLSNITEVGITWKPPSKTNGVIRNYTIFYTTDPFATPLKYWANITVPGANTTAKLPRLIPSTRYFVEVRAATDAGYGKSSDRIIFHTGDVPKNSTDPLYGGSPSPTLGTDQSFGIIVGVSISTCFIVICLSSIYFRKKWENTQSPQESLQSLKDRGILRNGNGRCAERNTIGGNQHACTASTMNDIELTTLCPPSPKSANSHIDTKGGCSNGIVECCMKDSLLTVWNMNDDSKDLDITINPQFDRKGSTSSHQQPQQDLDRTRITMLNSAAASSCSSLNNNFECLENLLSLQQVPSTSVPVVAPNG; encoded by the exons ATGACACGAAAGAGTAAAGGACAAGAAAGCCACAATAGTCCAAGTGATAGAATTCAAGCATTGGAGTCTTACCGTTGTGTTACAAAAAATGCTGCAGGTTCGCTAAGGTCCTCCCCTGCATTTTTACAGATTGCTG ACTTATCTCGAGAATTTGACGAATCGCCACAAGATTTGATCGTACACGAGGGGGAAGTagctagattttcttgttaCATCAGTAGCATTCCATTTCCACCAAACATTACTTGGCAGCATAATGGACAGTTTTTGCCCTATGTTCGTGGAAAAAA ATATTTCTTGGTATCACCAGGTGTTCTATATATAAGTGCAACGAATCTATCTGATGCTGGTTCATACAG ATGTGTAGTAAATAACAAGTTTTTAAAGAAGACTAGAAAAAGCAAAGAAGCGCAACTGCACGTTATTccaaaaatacaagaaaagaGATCAGATGTACCTATTATCCTTTTTCCACAAATTTCAAGTAGTTATAAGCTCATTGCTGGGTCTGATCTGACGCTAGTGTGTGCCGCATCAGGTTTTCCAACTCTTATAACTTGGACATTTGTTTCTCAGTTCCCAG ATGGTGCCGGTTACAAAGAGCCCCGTGTGCTCCTAAATTCCACAGGCAGTGTAGCAGCGTTAATGTTAGAAGAGCTTACCATAGCGGATGCGGGCATTTATGATTGTTCTGTAAAAAACTCCAACGTGACCCTCCAAACTCAG aaTATTACAATAGACGTCCTAATACCACCAACTTTTATAATGAAACCTATCAATCAAGTGCAGCCTAGTGGAAGAACAGCCCGGTTCGAATGTCAAGCTGAAGGACGTCCTACGCCACAAATTTACTGGCTTAAGGATTCTGTCAATATCACTATGAACC cTCGGGAAAAAACATTCGTGAGCAACAATAATAAAGTGGGACTAGTAATCTCATCCACAGTTCCGTCCGATGCTGGTATATACCAGTGTGTCGCGGTGAATGTTGCTGGAGAAATTTGGGCTGCTGGTAGGCTCCAGGTCACCAAGTCACCGCAACGCCCCCCTATTCCTACGTCTTTGCATTGTCACGCCTTGTCACCAGATATAATTCATCTATCTTGGAAAATACCACAAACAATGCCGTTCCCTAATGTTGATTCGTATTTCACCGTTCACTATGCTCTTGCAG AACCAGGCAGCCGAGAAGACATTGCCTTACCCGAACCAAATTCAACAGTCGTTGAAGTTAAATCGCTGATGCCGTTTACTAATTATACAATGTATGTCCGAACATGGAACACATATGGATCTAGCGAACAATCGGCTTCTGTTAATTGTGCAACTGCTGCAAGTGGTATGGGAACAAATGATGCAAGgctaaatttttcgaataaatttg TTCCTATAGCCGCTCCAATGACAAAAGTCAAAGTGATTAGTCCTACAAAACTTGAAGTATCATGGGCACCACTAAATAAGACAGAGGCACGAGGATTTATCCTGGAATATAAATTACAATGGAGGCTTCAACATCATCCCTCGTCCAGGGTTCTCCGTCTCCCATCAGCTGTTAACCAATATACTCTCACta ATTTGGTTCCTGGCAAATCTTATGAGATTCGAGTCTTAGCTCGAACAGAGCAAGGCTGGCCTAATGTTAGTGATTCACAATTCGGGTGGACCAATGCTTTGATGCCCTCAACTAACTCCAGCAAACTCCCGCCGACAGATTTATTGAATCTCAATGTGGCAAACATCAACTCATCAACTGTTAAG CTAAGTTGGAATATGAATGGTGAAACACAAGGGTGGCCAGACGACTTTGATTTGTGGCAGTTATACTATCAGAATGTAGTCGGAAAAAATCTGACGACTACTTATCTGCCTAAGAATTGTACAGAGTACATACTTACAGACCTTG AAGCTGATGCATCGTATGACATCGGATTGTGTATGATCAGTTCTGGGAAATTATTGGAATGTTTTCAAATGTATTTGGATTCGAAAAGGCTTATCGAAG ATCATACTCTGACTAATCTGGAAGGGGTTCCTGTTTCATCCACTGCTATAAATGTAACTTGGTCTGCTGCCCCTTCTCACATAGATTATTGCTACGAAGTGTGTTATAACACTTTCCACCCCACAATTCCGGAACCATTGCAGTGTTTCAATAC CACAAATATGACGATGACAGTGCGTCATCTAAAACCGTTTACAATATATCAATTCAAAGTCAGAGTCCTGTATAACACAAGCGAACGAGTTGGTTTGTACAGCAAAGATATGGAGTGTCGGACAAATCAGGATA ttccAGGTACCGTTAGAGAGATAAAATGGTTTCTATCCAACATTACTGAGGTTGGTATTACGTGGAAACCGCCAAGTAAAACAAATGGAGTAATACGCAACTACACTATTTTCTACACAACTGATCCTTTCGCTACACCCTTGAAATATTGGGCAAATATAACTGTACCTGGTGCAAATACAACTGCGAAATTGCCACGCCTTATCCCGAGTACGCGATACTTTGTAGAAGTACGAGCTGCTACCGATGCTGGATATGGAAAATCCTCGGATAGAATCATTTTCCACACAGGTGATGTTCCAAAGAATTCTACAGATCCTTTATATGGGGGTAGTCCGTCTCCCACTCTAGGAACAGATCAAAGTTTTG GAATCATTGTTGGTGTAAGCATAAGCACctgttttattgttatttgcCTGAGCAGtatatattttcgaaaaaagtgGGAAAATACACAATCACCCCAGGAAAGTTTACAGTCGTTGAAGGATCGTGGTATATTACGCAATGGAAATGGCCGCTGTGCAGAGAGAAATACAATTGGCGGCAACCAACATGCATGTACAGCGTCGACTATGAATGACATTGAACTAACCACCCTATGTCCACCCTCCCCTAAATCCGCAAATTCTCATATAGATACTAAG GGCGGTTGTTCTAACGGCATTGTTGAATGTTGCATGAAAGATTCCCTTTTGACAgtttggaatatgaacgatgATAGTAAAGATCTAGACATTACCATAAATCCTCAG ttTGACAGAAAGGGCAGCACCAGCTCGCATCAACAGCCTCAGCAGGATCTAGATCGCACAAGGATTACGATGTTAAATTCTGCAGCGGCAAGCAGCTGTAGCAgcttaaataataattttgaatgttTGGAAAACTTGTTGTCTCTACAACAAGTGCCATCAACGTCAGTTCCTGTCGTTGCTCCCAATGGGTGA